The Nitrospinota bacterium genome contains the following window.
GGATCTTTGACTCGGGCGAGGCCGAGAAGTTAGGCGGCTTCGAGAACGACGTCACCATAGGGCCCGATGGCACACTCTACATCGGCTCCAACAACGGGATCTTATACGGACTAGACCCCGCATCCGGAGCCATCCGGTGGGTCCATCTAAGCGCCTTCGACACCTTTGCAATCTACTCCACTGCCGCCGTAGACAGCCAGGGGCTCATCTATTACGGAGCCAAGGACGGCTACCTCTACGCGCTTCGCCCGCCTAAGAAGGGCATCGCCATGGAGGTGGCCTGGCGGTTCAAGCTCGGCACGACCATCGAGACCTCACCCGTAATCGGCCCGGACGGCACCATCTATATCGGCGCCGATGATTGGAAGCTCTACGCCATCGCTCCACCCGAGGCAGGGTCGTCTACAGGCAGGCTCAAGTGGACCTTCCAGACCGGTGGCACCTTGATTTCAAGCCCCGCCCAAGACGCCGACGGCACCGTCTACATCGGCTCAATGGACGGGAACCTATACGCGCTGGCCGACCTGGGCGTCGGCCGGACCCCGCAGATCAAGTGGACATTTTCGACTGGCAAGCGTGATGCGACGGGCGGGATCGAAACATCCCCCGTCCTCTCTGGAGATGCCGTCTTTATCGGTGGCAACGACGGCGTTCTATACGCGCTCGAGCGGGCCACGGGGAAGGTCCTATGGCGCCTAAAGACCTGGTTCGACACCTACGGTATCTTCTCCAATCCAGCCGTGGGGCCAGACCGGACGCTCTATTTCGGCCCCAAGGACGGCCGCCTCCTGGCCGTCACCCCCGCGGGCAAGATAGCCTGGGAGTACCGGATCGGCACCACGATTGAGACCTCCCCCGCCGTGGGCTCGGACGGCGTAGTCTACCTCGGAGCCGACGACGGTAAGCTCTACGCCGTGAGGCCCCCTGCCGGCTTCTTTCTAGGCAAACCCGAGCTCCTGTGGAGCTTTTCCACCAAGGGGACCCTCATCGGCTCGCCCGTCCTCGACCGGGACGGCACGCTCTATCAGCCCTCGATGGACGGCAAGCTTTACGCCTTCCACGACAGCGCCAAGGCGGCCAAGCCCCCAGGGGGCTTTACGGGCACCTGGTACGGCCGCTTCGCCGATAGCGAAAAGGGGGAGAGGCCCCTTACTGTTGTGGCGGTGGAGCGGGCCGGCGTCGTGGAGGCTGCCTGGCGCCTGGGCTCGGGGGCCACAGGGAGCGCCTCTGGGAGAGTAGAGGCCGGGCGGCTCAGCCTGAAGGGCAAGGTGGCCGGGCGGGGCTGCCCCGGGGTCGTTCGCTTTACGGGCGAGGTCGAGGGCGAGAAGGTTGTAGGAAGCTATTCTATCGAGGGCTGTATGGGAATGTCGTCCAAACAAGGGACATTCGAGCTTCGCAGGTGAGCATCCGACCCAGCCGGGATTGGTCTAGTCTCCATCCTCATATGAAAGTCCTTCCGAGGCCCCTCACCGGCGGCGGAGCCTGGCGGCGAGGCTCTTGAGCAACATCCACTCGCCGACTTCGTTTCCCTGGGCGCGGTGGCCCATCCACTGAAGCGCGTAGCCTAAAGCCAGCCAGCCGAGCCCGCTCAAGAGCGCGCCCCCCAACAGCCGGACTAGACCGTACAGAGCGGCTGGGACGCCTACCAGGTGTAGGAGAGTGTTGACAGGGTGGGAGTGGCGTTCGATGTAGTCGCGGACGAACCAGCGGAGGCGGTCCAAGGCAAGGAGCCTCTAATGAAGGACTGTGATGGTCCCGGCCGCCTCCTCGTGCGTCACGCGCCCTATGACCTCGGTGGAAAAAGACCCATCTGCGTCGGCAAGCCTCTTGAGCAGCCCATCGGCCCTCTCTTCGGGAACCCCGATCAGGAGACCCCCTGAGGTCTGAGCGTCGGCCAGCACGAGCTTGGCCGTCTCGTCCATCCCCTCGGGC
Protein-coding sequences here:
- a CDS encoding DUF962 domain-containing protein, which produces MDRLRWFVRDYIERHSHPVNTLLHLVGVPAALYGLVRLLGGALLSGLGWLALGYALQWMGHRAQGNEVGEWMLLKSLAARLRRR
- a CDS encoding PQQ-like beta-propeller repeat protein; translated protein: MNCRTRSLAWAPLIIFAIGLVACGSSLAEAAGPAQTPWPMYRHDPGHTGFNGAKGPKTNHLKWIFDSGEAEKLGGFENDVTIGPDGTLYIGSNNGILYGLDPASGAIRWVHLSAFDTFAIYSTAAVDSQGLIYYGAKDGYLYALRPPKKGIAMEVAWRFKLGTTIETSPVIGPDGTIYIGADDWKLYAIAPPEAGSSTGRLKWTFQTGGTLISSPAQDADGTVYIGSMDGNLYALADLGVGRTPQIKWTFSTGKRDATGGIETSPVLSGDAVFIGGNDGVLYALERATGKVLWRLKTWFDTYGIFSNPAVGPDRTLYFGPKDGRLLAVTPAGKIAWEYRIGTTIETSPAVGSDGVVYLGADDGKLYAVRPPAGFFLGKPELLWSFSTKGTLIGSPVLDRDGTLYQPSMDGKLYAFHDSAKAAKPPGGFTGTWYGRFADSEKGERPLTVVAVERAGVVEAAWRLGSGATGSASGRVEAGRLSLKGKVAGRGCPGVVRFTGEVEGEKVVGSYSIEGCMGMSSKQGTFELRR